The sequence CGGCGCTTCTTCTGCAGGTACCGTCACTTACGCTTCTTCCCTACTGAAAGAGGTTTACAACCCGAAGGCCGTCATCCCTCACGCGGCGTCGCTGCATCAGGCTTGCGCCCATTGTGCAATATTCCCCACTGCTGCCTCCCGTAGGAGTCTGGGCCGTGTCTCAGTCCCAGTGTGGCCGGTCACCCTCTCAGGCCGGCTACCCGTCGTCGCCTTGGTAGGCCATTACCCCACCAACAAGCTGATAGGCCGCGAGTCCATCCAAAACCACAAAAGCTTTCCACCAACCACCATGCGATGGAAGGTCATATCCGGTATTAGACCCAGTTTCCCAGGCTTATCCCAGAGTCAAGGGCAGGTTACTCACGTGTTACTCACCCGTTCGCCACTAATCCACCCACAAGTGGGCATCATCGTTCGACTTGCATGTGTTAAGCACGCCGCCAGCGTTCATCCTGAGCCAGGATCAAACTCTCCGTTGAAAACAAACAGACACAACCAAAACCACCGGAAATAACGGTCATAACGGCTGCACAAAATTTGAAACCAGCTAAAAACACCAAACCAATACCACAGGGGCGGCACGATTCGGCAAATTCAACCAATTACATACATAATCGGTATCAACAAACTTGGCACACTATTGAGTTCTCAAACAACAGACACACCCGGCACCACCCAAACCAACGTTCAGGATCGCTCCGAAGCAACTTTTCAAACTTACCCGATCCCCACCTCCGAAGCAAATCCATCTTTCAGGACTCACATCGAATTGAAGACCGCCCCATACCGATTACCCGGCGCCCTAAAGAGCAACCAGAATCTGGCTTTGATTTGGGGGTTTTGGCCACCCGGTGAACAGTTCTTCACTGTCTCCCCCGCGGCGACTTAGAAAACAATACACGCCCACCCGGCCCACCGCAAACCGGCCCTCACAGGGCCGAAGATCCGCGGTATTCCGCGGCGAAACCCGGGGTGGAGCGCCTGCGCAACCTGCCGTCGTCGTCATTCTGCCGGTGTGTGCTGCCGCACAGGTGTTTCCTGGCTGGCCCAGCCGCTGAACAAGTAACGGCTTAAACGCCGAAGGGCCGGCAACCCTAAGGTTGCCGGCCCTTCTCAAGCAGCTGGAATCAGCGGTGCCGGATTACCAGGAAGACTTGGTGATGCCCGGGAGTTCACCCTTGTGTGCCATGTCGCGGAAACGGACACGGGAGATGCCGAACTTCTGGAACGTGCCACGGGGCCGGCCGTCGATGATGTCGCGGTTACGCAGACGGATCGGGGACGCGTTGCGCGGCAGCTTCTGCAGGCCCAGGCGGGCCGCTTCGCGTGCTTCGTCGGTTGCGTTCAGGTCAACCAGGGTCTTCTTCAGCTCGAGGCGCTTGGCAGCGTAACGCTCAACGATGACCTTGCGCTGCTCGTTGCGAGCAATCTTGGACTTCTTAGCCATGTTTAGCGCTCCTCTCGGAATTCGACGTGCTGGCGGATCTTGGGGTCGTACTTCTTCAGGACCATGCGGTCCGGGTCGTTACGACGGTTCTTGCGGGTTACGTAGGTGTAACCCGTTCCCGCGGTCGACTTGAGCTTGATGATCGGACGTACGTCCTTGTCCTTAGCCACTAGAGCTTCACCCCACGAGCCAGAATGTCGGCGACGACTGCGTCGATGCCGCGCACGTCGATGGTCTTGATGCCACGTGCAGAGACCTGCAGCGTGACGTTACGGCGCAGGGACGGAACCCAGTAGCGCTTCTTCTGGATGTTCGGATCGAACCGACGCTTGTTGCGGCGGTGCGAGTGCGAAATGCTGTGCCCAAAGCCCGGCTCGGCCCCGGTCACTTGGCAGTGTGCTGCCATGACTTCTCCTCAAGAATTGAAAGTAATGATCCGCATATCTGCTGCTGGACCATGCAGCTAAGGGCGACCCACAGAATGTACGGGCAACGGTTAGTCACGCAACTTGAGCCCCTAACTACCGGCCACCCTGGAGAAAATTACCGGGCAACCGGAGCAATTGCGCACGCTCCGCGCACTTAGCGCCTACCAAGTCTACGAGTTGCCGCAATTAAAGACCAATCGGGTGTATAAGCGCTGGCCAATGGATGAAGGTCACAGCAGCCGCTGGCCCCTTTTCACAGCAGGGACATAGCTTCCCCGCGCATGTTTGATGCATGAACACGCAGCTCCTGCCGGCATCACCGGCCGCAAGCAGCTCCGGCCGCCCGGAGCTACCACCAACGAAGATACCCGCCCGCGGCTGGTTCGCCCGCCAGCATCGCCAGCGCATGCTGCGGACGGACCTCCTGACCGTCATTGCCTGGGCATCCGTCGCCGCCGCCATCGCCTTGTGGCTGGCCGACGGCGGGGCCACCAACATCACTTCGGCCGCCTCACTGTTCACGGCGGCGGGAATTGTGGCCGGCCTGGCGGGCATGGACCTGGTCCTGCTGATGCTGCTCCTGGCCGCGAGGATCCCGTTCATCGACCGCACCATCGGCCATGACCGCGCCCTGGAATTCCACGGCAAATTGGGCAAGCCTTCCCTCTACCTCCTCCTGGCGCACGGACTCCTGCTGGTCATCGGGTACGGCATGGCCGAGGGACCGGATCCGGTCAGCGAGTCCATCAACCTGTGGGTCCAGGTCCCCGATATGTGGCTGGCGTTCGTCTCCATGGCCCTGTTCATCGCCGTCGTGGTGACGTCCCTGGTGGCTGTGCGCCGGCGCTTCCCGTACGAGTTTTGGTACCTGGTCCACCTGCTGACCTACGCCGCGGTGGCAACGTCGATTCCGCACCAGTTCAGCGTGGGCGGCCTCTTCGCCGCCGGGACCTGGCAGCGCTGGTACTGGCTCGCCATTTGCATCTACACCGGCAGTGCCCTGGTGTACTTCCGGATCCTTGAGCCGGTGCTGGCCACGGCACGGCACCAGCTCACCGTGGCACGGGTGGAAAGGGTTGCCCCAGGTGTGGTGAACATCGTCATACGCGGCCGGAAGCTGGACCAGCTGGCAGGGACCGGCGGACGCTTCTTCATCTGGCGCTTCCTGGCTCCGGGCATGTGGTGCCACCCCCACCCGTTCAGCCTGTCCGCGGAGCCTGTGGTCAACGGCCGGGACGGCCAGGGGACGCTGCGGGTCACCGTGCGGAACCTCGGCGACGGCTCCGCCCAGCTGCTCCGGCTGCGGAAAGGCACCAAAGTGGCCCTGGAAGGCCCCTACGGCCTGCTCAGCACGGCAGCCCGCACGAAGAACAAGGTGGTGATGATTGGCGCCGGCATCGGCATCACACCACTGCGCGCGCTGCTCGAAACCACCCCGTTCGCGCCCGGCGAGGCCACAGTCCTGCTCCGCGGCCATACTGACCAGGAGCTGTACCTGGGCAA comes from Pseudarthrobacter sp. NIBRBAC000502770 and encodes:
- the rpsN gene encoding 30S ribosomal protein S14, whose amino-acid sequence is MAKKSKIARNEQRKVIVERYAAKRLELKKTLVDLNATDEAREAARLGLQKLPRNASPIRLRNRDIIDGRPRGTFQKFGISRVRFRDMAHKGELPGITKSSW
- the rpmG gene encoding 50S ribosomal protein L33, whose product is MAKDKDVRPIIKLKSTAGTGYTYVTRKNRRNDPDRMVLKKYDPKIRQHVEFREER
- the rpmB gene encoding 50S ribosomal protein L28 translates to MAAHCQVTGAEPGFGHSISHSHRRNKRRFDPNIQKKRYWVPSLRRNVTLQVSARGIKTIDVRGIDAVVADILARGVKL
- a CDS encoding ferric reductase-like transmembrane domain-containing protein; protein product: MNTQLLPASPAASSSGRPELPPTKIPARGWFARQHRQRMLRTDLLTVIAWASVAAAIALWLADGGATNITSAASLFTAAGIVAGLAGMDLVLLMLLLAARIPFIDRTIGHDRALEFHGKLGKPSLYLLLAHGLLLVIGYGMAEGPDPVSESINLWVQVPDMWLAFVSMALFIAVVVTSLVAVRRRFPYEFWYLVHLLTYAAVATSIPHQFSVGGLFAAGTWQRWYWLAICIYTGSALVYFRILEPVLATARHQLTVARVERVAPGVVNIVIRGRKLDQLAGTGGRFFIWRFLAPGMWCHPHPFSLSAEPVVNGRDGQGTLRVTVRNLGDGSAQLLRLRKGTKVALEGPYGLLSTAARTKNKVVMIGAGIGITPLRALLETTPFAPGEATVLLRGHTDQELYLGNEILDLCRARGVRLFHLTGPRARGQSTWLPADSVHNGYSLTSYVPDIRDADVYVCGPSAWAANVIADAGKAGVPEEQIHHERFDW